From the genome of Spodoptera frugiperda isolate SF20-4 chromosome 23, AGI-APGP_CSIRO_Sfru_2.0, whole genome shotgun sequence, one region includes:
- the LOC118266813 gene encoding RNA binding protein fox-1 homolog 1-like isoform X5 — MYYPVSNGNVIDTGTPTLLHMVGTGMATPFPAAAAAAAAAAQFAANGDALAGVKAEAAGPTAPPQPPLVKSEGPPPPAPLPPANFSPQPPPQQTHTQNSVENQNNNNNTQSEGEANEESTPVSVAAAVVAQQAAAVVAQQAAAAHAAAAAVSAAVAAGNVNATGTPEKPTLVPVSQASQPKRLHVSNIPFRFRDPDLRNMFGQYGTILDVEIIFNERGSKGFGFVTFANSGDAERARERLHGTVVEGRKIEVNNATARVQTKKPPTVPNVCVQWPEGENLHYDFALRREPRAAPHAAAAPAPHAPPQHALSHAVLNRAAAYASQMHAYAPVYYDPFLAAAATADSNYRLQAAKPAAEAAAAAAAAAAPLLKSPLTSAQHAAAAAAAANYGAAARAAAAAVSAAPAPALAPLAATYGREYADPYLGHGIGPVSGYGTAVYRSGYNRFAPY; from the exons gTGAGTAACGGCAATGTCATCGATACAGGAACACCAACCTTGCTG caTATGGTGGGGACGGGTATGGCGACCCCGTtcccggcggcggcggcggctgcgGCAGCCGCGGCACAGTTCGCAGCTAACGGCGACGCACTCGCCGGCGTGAAGGCTGAGGCTGCCGGTCCGACAGCTCCACCTCAACCCCCGCTCGTTAAGAGCGAAGGCCCGCCACCGCCCGCGCCTCTACCGCCCGCCAATTTCTCCCCTCAACCGCCTCctcaacaaacacacacacaaaattcagtagaaaatcaaaacaacaataacaatacg CAAAGCGAAGGCGAAGCAAATGAAGAGAGCACACCAGTAAGTGTGGCGGCGGCGGTGGTGGCGCAGCAAGCCGCGGCCGTAGTGGCGCAGCAAGCGGCGGCGGCGCACGCGGCGGCCGCGGCCGTCAGCGCTGCCGTCGCTGCCGGCAATGTTAACGCTACCGGCACTCCTGAAAAACCGACACTCGTACCCGTCTCACAAGCGTCACAACCTAAACGATTACACGTCTCCAATATACCCTTCAGATTTAGGGACCCAGATCTTAGAAATATGTTTGGG CAATATGGCACGATTCTCGATGTAGAAATTATCTTCAACGAACGTGGTTCCAAG GGATTCGGTTTTGTAACATTCGCAAATAGTGGTGATGCGGAGCGAGCACGAGAGCGTCTTCACGGCACCGTGGTTGAGGGCAGAAAGATAGAG GTTAATAATGCGACAGCGAGAGTGCAGACAAAGAAACCTCCGACAGTTCCCAACG TGTGTGTCCAGTGGCCGGAAGGTGAGAACCTTCATTACGATTTTG CGCTGCGCCGCgagccgcgcgccgcgccgcacgccgccgccgcccccgccCCGCACGCCCCGCCCCAGCACGCGCTGTCGCACGCCGTGCTCAACCGCGCCGCCGCCTACGCCTCGCAGATGCACGCCTACGCGCC TGTATATTACGACCCGTTCTTAGCAGCCGCGGCGACGGCTGACTCCAACTACAGACTCCAG GCCGCGAAGCCGGCAGCCGAG GCGGCAGCTGCAgcagcagcggcagcggcgcccCTGCTGAAGTCTCCGCTTACTTCGGCGCAgcacgcggcggcggcggccgcggCCGCTAACTACGGCGcggccgcgcgcgccgccgccgccgccgtcagcgccgcgcccgcgcccgcgctcGCGCCGCTCGCTGCCAC GTACGGCAGAGAATATGCAGATCCATATTTAGGCCATGGAATCGGACCAGTATCAGGATATGGG ACTGCAGTGTACAGAAGTGGCTACAACAGATTTGCGCCATACTAG
- the LOC118266813 gene encoding RNA binding protein fox-1 homolog 3 isoform X10 — MYYPVSNGNVIDTGTPTLLHMVGTGMATPFPAAAAAAAAAAQFAANGDALAGVKAEAAGPTAPPQPPLVKSEGPPPPAPLPPANFSPQPPPQQTHTQNSVENQNNNNNTQSEGEANEESTPVSVAAAVVAQQAAAVVAQQAAAAHAAAAAVSAAVAAGNVNATGTPEKPTLVPVSQASQPKRLHVSNIPFRFRDPDLRNMFGQYGTILDVEIIFNERGSKGFGFVTFANSGDAERARERLHGTVVEGRKIEVNNATARVQTKKPPTVPNVCVQWPEGENLHYDFALRREPRAAPHAAAAPAPHAPPQHALSHAVLNRAAAYASQMHAYAPVYYDPFLAAAATADSNYRLQAAKPAAEAAAAAAAAAAPLLKSPLTSPPPPSAPRPRPRSRRSLPRTAENMQIHI, encoded by the exons gTGAGTAACGGCAATGTCATCGATACAGGAACACCAACCTTGCTG caTATGGTGGGGACGGGTATGGCGACCCCGTtcccggcggcggcggcggctgcgGCAGCCGCGGCACAGTTCGCAGCTAACGGCGACGCACTCGCCGGCGTGAAGGCTGAGGCTGCCGGTCCGACAGCTCCACCTCAACCCCCGCTCGTTAAGAGCGAAGGCCCGCCACCGCCCGCGCCTCTACCGCCCGCCAATTTCTCCCCTCAACCGCCTCctcaacaaacacacacacaaaattcagtagaaaatcaaaacaacaataacaatacg CAAAGCGAAGGCGAAGCAAATGAAGAGAGCACACCAGTAAGTGTGGCGGCGGCGGTGGTGGCGCAGCAAGCCGCGGCCGTAGTGGCGCAGCAAGCGGCGGCGGCGCACGCGGCGGCCGCGGCCGTCAGCGCTGCCGTCGCTGCCGGCAATGTTAACGCTACCGGCACTCCTGAAAAACCGACACTCGTACCCGTCTCACAAGCGTCACAACCTAAACGATTACACGTCTCCAATATACCCTTCAGATTTAGGGACCCAGATCTTAGAAATATGTTTGGG CAATATGGCACGATTCTCGATGTAGAAATTATCTTCAACGAACGTGGTTCCAAG GGATTCGGTTTTGTAACATTCGCAAATAGTGGTGATGCGGAGCGAGCACGAGAGCGTCTTCACGGCACCGTGGTTGAGGGCAGAAAGATAGAG GTTAATAATGCGACAGCGAGAGTGCAGACAAAGAAACCTCCGACAGTTCCCAACG TGTGTGTCCAGTGGCCGGAAGGTGAGAACCTTCATTACGATTTTG CGCTGCGCCGCgagccgcgcgccgcgccgcacgccgccgccgcccccgccCCGCACGCCCCGCCCCAGCACGCGCTGTCGCACGCCGTGCTCAACCGCGCCGCCGCCTACGCCTCGCAGATGCACGCCTACGCGCC TGTATATTACGACCCGTTCTTAGCAGCCGCGGCGACGGCTGACTCCAACTACAGACTCCAG GCCGCGAAGCCGGCAGCCGAG GCGGCAGCTGCAgcagcagcggcagcggcgcccCTGCTGAAGTCTCCGCTTACTT cgccgccgccgccgtcagcgccgcgcccgcgcccgcgctcGCGCCGCTCGCTGCCAC GTACGGCAGAGAATATGCAGATCCATATTTAG
- the LOC118266813 gene encoding RNA binding protein fox-1 homolog 3 isoform X11: MYYPVSNGNVIDTGTPTLLHMVGTGMATPFPAAAAAAAAAAQFAANGDALAGVKAEAAGPTAPPQPPLVKSEGPPPPAPLPPANFSPQPPPQQTHTQNSVENQNNNNNTQSEGEANEESTPVSVAAAVVAQQAAAVVAQQAAAAHAAAAAVSAAVAAGNVNATGTPEKPTLVPVSQASQPKRLHVSNIPFRFRDPDLRNMFGQYGTILDVEIIFNERGSKGFGFVTFANSGDAERARERLHGTVVEGRKIEVNNATARVQTKKPPTVPNVCVQWPEGENLHYDFALRREPRAAPHAAAAPAPHAPPQHALSHAVLNRAAAYASQMHAYAPVYYDPFLAAAATADSNYRLQAAKPAAEAAAAAAAAAAPLLKSPLTSPPPSAPRPRPRSRRSLPRTAENMQIHI, encoded by the exons gTGAGTAACGGCAATGTCATCGATACAGGAACACCAACCTTGCTG caTATGGTGGGGACGGGTATGGCGACCCCGTtcccggcggcggcggcggctgcgGCAGCCGCGGCACAGTTCGCAGCTAACGGCGACGCACTCGCCGGCGTGAAGGCTGAGGCTGCCGGTCCGACAGCTCCACCTCAACCCCCGCTCGTTAAGAGCGAAGGCCCGCCACCGCCCGCGCCTCTACCGCCCGCCAATTTCTCCCCTCAACCGCCTCctcaacaaacacacacacaaaattcagtagaaaatcaaaacaacaataacaatacg CAAAGCGAAGGCGAAGCAAATGAAGAGAGCACACCAGTAAGTGTGGCGGCGGCGGTGGTGGCGCAGCAAGCCGCGGCCGTAGTGGCGCAGCAAGCGGCGGCGGCGCACGCGGCGGCCGCGGCCGTCAGCGCTGCCGTCGCTGCCGGCAATGTTAACGCTACCGGCACTCCTGAAAAACCGACACTCGTACCCGTCTCACAAGCGTCACAACCTAAACGATTACACGTCTCCAATATACCCTTCAGATTTAGGGACCCAGATCTTAGAAATATGTTTGGG CAATATGGCACGATTCTCGATGTAGAAATTATCTTCAACGAACGTGGTTCCAAG GGATTCGGTTTTGTAACATTCGCAAATAGTGGTGATGCGGAGCGAGCACGAGAGCGTCTTCACGGCACCGTGGTTGAGGGCAGAAAGATAGAG GTTAATAATGCGACAGCGAGAGTGCAGACAAAGAAACCTCCGACAGTTCCCAACG TGTGTGTCCAGTGGCCGGAAGGTGAGAACCTTCATTACGATTTTG CGCTGCGCCGCgagccgcgcgccgcgccgcacgccgccgccgcccccgccCCGCACGCCCCGCCCCAGCACGCGCTGTCGCACGCCGTGCTCAACCGCGCCGCCGCCTACGCCTCGCAGATGCACGCCTACGCGCC TGTATATTACGACCCGTTCTTAGCAGCCGCGGCGACGGCTGACTCCAACTACAGACTCCAG GCCGCGAAGCCGGCAGCCGAG GCGGCAGCTGCAgcagcagcggcagcggcgcccCTGCTGAAGTCTCCGCTTACTT cgccgccgccgtcagcgccgcgcccgcgcccgcgctcGCGCCGCTCGCTGCCAC GTACGGCAGAGAATATGCAGATCCATATTTAG
- the LOC118266813 gene encoding RNA binding protein fox-1 homolog 3 isoform X12, which produces MYYPVSNGNVIDTGTPTLLHMVGTGMATPFPAAAAAAAAAAQFAANGDALAGVKAEAAGPTAPPQPPLVKSEGPPPPAPLPPANFSPQPPPQQTHTQNSVENQNNNNNTQSEGEANEESTPVSVAAAVVAQQAAAVVAQQAAAAHAAAAAVSAAVAAGNVNATGTPEKPTLVPVSQASQPKRLHVSNIPFRFRDPDLRNMFGQYGTILDVEIIFNERGSKGFGFVTFANSGDAERARERLHGTVVEGRKIEVNNATARVQTKKPPTVPNVCVQWPEGENLHYDFALRREPRAAPHAAAAPAPHAPPQHALSHAVLNRAAAYASQMHAYAPVYYDPFLAAAATADSNYRLQAAKPAAEAAAAAAAAAAPLLKSPLTSPPSAPRPRPRSRRSLPRTAENMQIHI; this is translated from the exons gTGAGTAACGGCAATGTCATCGATACAGGAACACCAACCTTGCTG caTATGGTGGGGACGGGTATGGCGACCCCGTtcccggcggcggcggcggctgcgGCAGCCGCGGCACAGTTCGCAGCTAACGGCGACGCACTCGCCGGCGTGAAGGCTGAGGCTGCCGGTCCGACAGCTCCACCTCAACCCCCGCTCGTTAAGAGCGAAGGCCCGCCACCGCCCGCGCCTCTACCGCCCGCCAATTTCTCCCCTCAACCGCCTCctcaacaaacacacacacaaaattcagtagaaaatcaaaacaacaataacaatacg CAAAGCGAAGGCGAAGCAAATGAAGAGAGCACACCAGTAAGTGTGGCGGCGGCGGTGGTGGCGCAGCAAGCCGCGGCCGTAGTGGCGCAGCAAGCGGCGGCGGCGCACGCGGCGGCCGCGGCCGTCAGCGCTGCCGTCGCTGCCGGCAATGTTAACGCTACCGGCACTCCTGAAAAACCGACACTCGTACCCGTCTCACAAGCGTCACAACCTAAACGATTACACGTCTCCAATATACCCTTCAGATTTAGGGACCCAGATCTTAGAAATATGTTTGGG CAATATGGCACGATTCTCGATGTAGAAATTATCTTCAACGAACGTGGTTCCAAG GGATTCGGTTTTGTAACATTCGCAAATAGTGGTGATGCGGAGCGAGCACGAGAGCGTCTTCACGGCACCGTGGTTGAGGGCAGAAAGATAGAG GTTAATAATGCGACAGCGAGAGTGCAGACAAAGAAACCTCCGACAGTTCCCAACG TGTGTGTCCAGTGGCCGGAAGGTGAGAACCTTCATTACGATTTTG CGCTGCGCCGCgagccgcgcgccgcgccgcacgccgccgccgcccccgccCCGCACGCCCCGCCCCAGCACGCGCTGTCGCACGCCGTGCTCAACCGCGCCGCCGCCTACGCCTCGCAGATGCACGCCTACGCGCC TGTATATTACGACCCGTTCTTAGCAGCCGCGGCGACGGCTGACTCCAACTACAGACTCCAG GCCGCGAAGCCGGCAGCCGAG GCGGCAGCTGCAgcagcagcggcagcggcgcccCTGCTGAAGTCTCCGCTTACTT cgccgccgtcagcgccgcgcccgcgcccgcgctcGCGCCGCTCGCTGCCAC GTACGGCAGAGAATATGCAGATCCATATTTAG
- the LOC118266813 gene encoding RNA binding protein fox-1 homolog 3 isoform X1, giving the protein MYYPVSNGNVIDTGTPTLLHMVGTGMATPFPAAAAAAAAAAQFAANGDALAGVKAEAAGPTAPPQPPLVKSEGPPPPAPLPPANFSPQPPPQQTHTQNSVENQNNNNNTQSEGEANEESTPVSVAAAVVAQQAAAVVAQQAAAAHAAAAAVSAAVAAGNVNATGTPEKPTLVPVSQASQPKRLHVSNIPFRFRDPDLRNMFGQYGTILDVEIIFNERGSKGFGFVTFANSGDAERARERLHGTVVEGRKIEVNNATARVQTKKPPTVPNVCVQWPEGENLHYDFALRREPRAAPHAAAAPAPHAPPQHALSHAVLNRAAAYASQMHAYAPVYYDPFLAAAATADSNYRLQAAKPAAEAAAAAAAAAAPLLKSPLTSAQHAAAAAAAANYGAAARAAAAAVSAAPAPALAPLAATSVPTSTSNTLMSLMYGREYADPYLGHGIGPVSGYGTAVYRSGYNRFAPY; this is encoded by the exons gTGAGTAACGGCAATGTCATCGATACAGGAACACCAACCTTGCTG caTATGGTGGGGACGGGTATGGCGACCCCGTtcccggcggcggcggcggctgcgGCAGCCGCGGCACAGTTCGCAGCTAACGGCGACGCACTCGCCGGCGTGAAGGCTGAGGCTGCCGGTCCGACAGCTCCACCTCAACCCCCGCTCGTTAAGAGCGAAGGCCCGCCACCGCCCGCGCCTCTACCGCCCGCCAATTTCTCCCCTCAACCGCCTCctcaacaaacacacacacaaaattcagtagaaaatcaaaacaacaataacaatacg CAAAGCGAAGGCGAAGCAAATGAAGAGAGCACACCAGTAAGTGTGGCGGCGGCGGTGGTGGCGCAGCAAGCCGCGGCCGTAGTGGCGCAGCAAGCGGCGGCGGCGCACGCGGCGGCCGCGGCCGTCAGCGCTGCCGTCGCTGCCGGCAATGTTAACGCTACCGGCACTCCTGAAAAACCGACACTCGTACCCGTCTCACAAGCGTCACAACCTAAACGATTACACGTCTCCAATATACCCTTCAGATTTAGGGACCCAGATCTTAGAAATATGTTTGGG CAATATGGCACGATTCTCGATGTAGAAATTATCTTCAACGAACGTGGTTCCAAG GGATTCGGTTTTGTAACATTCGCAAATAGTGGTGATGCGGAGCGAGCACGAGAGCGTCTTCACGGCACCGTGGTTGAGGGCAGAAAGATAGAG GTTAATAATGCGACAGCGAGAGTGCAGACAAAGAAACCTCCGACAGTTCCCAACG TGTGTGTCCAGTGGCCGGAAGGTGAGAACCTTCATTACGATTTTG CGCTGCGCCGCgagccgcgcgccgcgccgcacgccgccgccgcccccgccCCGCACGCCCCGCCCCAGCACGCGCTGTCGCACGCCGTGCTCAACCGCGCCGCCGCCTACGCCTCGCAGATGCACGCCTACGCGCC TGTATATTACGACCCGTTCTTAGCAGCCGCGGCGACGGCTGACTCCAACTACAGACTCCAG GCCGCGAAGCCGGCAGCCGAG GCGGCAGCTGCAgcagcagcggcagcggcgcccCTGCTGAAGTCTCCGCTTACTTCGGCGCAgcacgcggcggcggcggccgcggCCGCTAACTACGGCGcggccgcgcgcgccgccgccgccgccgtcagcgccgcgcccgcgcccgcgctcGCGCCGCTCGCTGCCACGTCAGTACCAACGTCCACCTCCAACACTTTGATGTCGCTCAT GTACGGCAGAGAATATGCAGATCCATATTTAGGCCATGGAATCGGACCAGTATCAGGATATGGG ACTGCAGTGTACAGAAGTGGCTACAACAGATTTGCGCCATACTAG
- the LOC118266813 gene encoding RNA binding protein fox-1 homolog 3 isoform X4: MYYPVSNGNVIDTGTPTLLHMVGTGMATPFPAAAAAAAAAAQFAANGDALAGVKAEAAGPTAPPQPPLVKSEGPPPPAPLPPANFSPQPPPQQTHTQNSVENQNNNNNTQSEGEANEESTPVSVAAAVVAQQAAAVVAQQAAAAHAAAAAVSAAVAAGNVNATGTPEKPTLVPVSQASQPKRLHVSNIPFRFRDPDLRNMFGQYGTILDVEIIFNERGSKGFGFVTFANSGDAERARERLHGTVVEGRKIEVNNATARVQTKKPPTVPNVCVQWPEGENLHYDFGLRVSGVTWPWLGAAPAAAPAPPLVLAPRAAQRRSVYYDPFLAAAATADSNYRLQAAKPAAEAAAAAAAAAAPLLKSPLTSAQHAAAAAAAANYGAAARAAAAAVSAAPAPALAPLAATSVPTSTSNTLMSLMYGREYADPYLGHGIGPVSGYGTAVYRSGYNRFAPY; this comes from the exons gTGAGTAACGGCAATGTCATCGATACAGGAACACCAACCTTGCTG caTATGGTGGGGACGGGTATGGCGACCCCGTtcccggcggcggcggcggctgcgGCAGCCGCGGCACAGTTCGCAGCTAACGGCGACGCACTCGCCGGCGTGAAGGCTGAGGCTGCCGGTCCGACAGCTCCACCTCAACCCCCGCTCGTTAAGAGCGAAGGCCCGCCACCGCCCGCGCCTCTACCGCCCGCCAATTTCTCCCCTCAACCGCCTCctcaacaaacacacacacaaaattcagtagaaaatcaaaacaacaataacaatacg CAAAGCGAAGGCGAAGCAAATGAAGAGAGCACACCAGTAAGTGTGGCGGCGGCGGTGGTGGCGCAGCAAGCCGCGGCCGTAGTGGCGCAGCAAGCGGCGGCGGCGCACGCGGCGGCCGCGGCCGTCAGCGCTGCCGTCGCTGCCGGCAATGTTAACGCTACCGGCACTCCTGAAAAACCGACACTCGTACCCGTCTCACAAGCGTCACAACCTAAACGATTACACGTCTCCAATATACCCTTCAGATTTAGGGACCCAGATCTTAGAAATATGTTTGGG CAATATGGCACGATTCTCGATGTAGAAATTATCTTCAACGAACGTGGTTCCAAG GGATTCGGTTTTGTAACATTCGCAAATAGTGGTGATGCGGAGCGAGCACGAGAGCGTCTTCACGGCACCGTGGTTGAGGGCAGAAAGATAGAG GTTAATAATGCGACAGCGAGAGTGCAGACAAAGAAACCTCCGACAGTTCCCAACG TGTGTGTCCAGTGGCCGGAAGGTGAGAACCTTCATTACGATTTTG GGCTGCGGGTGTCGGGCGTGACGTGGCCGTGGCtgggcgccgcgcccgccgccgcgcccgcgccgccgctcGTGCtagcgccgcgcgccgcgcagCGACGCAG TGTATATTACGACCCGTTCTTAGCAGCCGCGGCGACGGCTGACTCCAACTACAGACTCCAG GCCGCGAAGCCGGCAGCCGAG GCGGCAGCTGCAgcagcagcggcagcggcgcccCTGCTGAAGTCTCCGCTTACTTCGGCGCAgcacgcggcggcggcggccgcggCCGCTAACTACGGCGcggccgcgcgcgccgccgccgccgccgtcagcgccgcgcccgcgcccgcgctcGCGCCGCTCGCTGCCACGTCAGTACCAACGTCCACCTCCAACACTTTGATGTCGCTCAT GTACGGCAGAGAATATGCAGATCCATATTTAGGCCATGGAATCGGACCAGTATCAGGATATGGG ACTGCAGTGTACAGAAGTGGCTACAACAGATTTGCGCCATACTAG
- the LOC118266813 gene encoding RNA binding protein fox-1 homolog 3 isoform X14, translating into MYYPVSNGNVIDTGTPTLLHMVGTGMATPFPAAAAAAAAAAQFAANGDALAGVKAEAAGPTAPPQPPLVKSEGPPPPAPLPPANFSPQPPPQQTHTQNSVENQNNNNNTQSEGEANEESTPVSVAAAVVAQQAAAVVAQQAAAAHAAAAAVSAAVAAGNVNATGTPEKPTLVPVSQASQPKRLHVSNIPFRFRDPDLRNMFGQYGTILDVEIIFNERGSKGFGFVTFANSGDAERARERLHGTVVEGRKIEVNNATARVQTKKPPTVPNVCVQWPEGENLHYDFALRREPRAAPHAAAAPAPHAPPQHALSHAVLNRAAAYASQMHAYAPVYYDPFLAAAATADSNYRLQAAAAAAAAAAPLLKSPLTSPPPSAPRPRPRSRRSLPRTAENMQIHI; encoded by the exons gTGAGTAACGGCAATGTCATCGATACAGGAACACCAACCTTGCTG caTATGGTGGGGACGGGTATGGCGACCCCGTtcccggcggcggcggcggctgcgGCAGCCGCGGCACAGTTCGCAGCTAACGGCGACGCACTCGCCGGCGTGAAGGCTGAGGCTGCCGGTCCGACAGCTCCACCTCAACCCCCGCTCGTTAAGAGCGAAGGCCCGCCACCGCCCGCGCCTCTACCGCCCGCCAATTTCTCCCCTCAACCGCCTCctcaacaaacacacacacaaaattcagtagaaaatcaaaacaacaataacaatacg CAAAGCGAAGGCGAAGCAAATGAAGAGAGCACACCAGTAAGTGTGGCGGCGGCGGTGGTGGCGCAGCAAGCCGCGGCCGTAGTGGCGCAGCAAGCGGCGGCGGCGCACGCGGCGGCCGCGGCCGTCAGCGCTGCCGTCGCTGCCGGCAATGTTAACGCTACCGGCACTCCTGAAAAACCGACACTCGTACCCGTCTCACAAGCGTCACAACCTAAACGATTACACGTCTCCAATATACCCTTCAGATTTAGGGACCCAGATCTTAGAAATATGTTTGGG CAATATGGCACGATTCTCGATGTAGAAATTATCTTCAACGAACGTGGTTCCAAG GGATTCGGTTTTGTAACATTCGCAAATAGTGGTGATGCGGAGCGAGCACGAGAGCGTCTTCACGGCACCGTGGTTGAGGGCAGAAAGATAGAG GTTAATAATGCGACAGCGAGAGTGCAGACAAAGAAACCTCCGACAGTTCCCAACG TGTGTGTCCAGTGGCCGGAAGGTGAGAACCTTCATTACGATTTTG CGCTGCGCCGCgagccgcgcgccgcgccgcacgccgccgccgcccccgccCCGCACGCCCCGCCCCAGCACGCGCTGTCGCACGCCGTGCTCAACCGCGCCGCCGCCTACGCCTCGCAGATGCACGCCTACGCGCC TGTATATTACGACCCGTTCTTAGCAGCCGCGGCGACGGCTGACTCCAACTACAGACTCCAG GCGGCAGCTGCAgcagcagcggcagcggcgcccCTGCTGAAGTCTCCGCTTACTT cgccgccgccgtcagcgccgcgcccgcgcccgcgctcGCGCCGCTCGCTGCCAC GTACGGCAGAGAATATGCAGATCCATATTTAG
- the LOC118266813 gene encoding RNA binding protein fox-1 homolog 3 isoform X15 produces MYYPVSNGNVIDTGTPTLLHMVGTGMATPFPAAAAAAAAAAQFAANGDALAGVKAEAAGPTAPPQPPLVKSEGPPPPAPLPPANFSPQPPPQQTHTQNSVENQNNNNNTQSEGEANEESTPVSVAAAVVAQQAAAVVAQQAAAAHAAAAAVSAAVAAGNVNATGTPEKPTLVPVSQASQPKRLHVSNIPFRFRDPDLRNMFGQYGTILDVEIIFNERGSKGFGFVTFANSGDAERARERLHGTVVEGRKIEVNNATARVQTKKPPTVPNVCVQWPEGENLHYDFALRREPRAAPHAAAAPAPHAPPQHALSHAVLNRAAAYASQMHAYAPVYYDPFLAAAATADSNYRLQAAAAAAAAAAPLLKSPLTSPPSAPRPRPRSRRSLPRTAENMQIHI; encoded by the exons gTGAGTAACGGCAATGTCATCGATACAGGAACACCAACCTTGCTG caTATGGTGGGGACGGGTATGGCGACCCCGTtcccggcggcggcggcggctgcgGCAGCCGCGGCACAGTTCGCAGCTAACGGCGACGCACTCGCCGGCGTGAAGGCTGAGGCTGCCGGTCCGACAGCTCCACCTCAACCCCCGCTCGTTAAGAGCGAAGGCCCGCCACCGCCCGCGCCTCTACCGCCCGCCAATTTCTCCCCTCAACCGCCTCctcaacaaacacacacacaaaattcagtagaaaatcaaaacaacaataacaatacg CAAAGCGAAGGCGAAGCAAATGAAGAGAGCACACCAGTAAGTGTGGCGGCGGCGGTGGTGGCGCAGCAAGCCGCGGCCGTAGTGGCGCAGCAAGCGGCGGCGGCGCACGCGGCGGCCGCGGCCGTCAGCGCTGCCGTCGCTGCCGGCAATGTTAACGCTACCGGCACTCCTGAAAAACCGACACTCGTACCCGTCTCACAAGCGTCACAACCTAAACGATTACACGTCTCCAATATACCCTTCAGATTTAGGGACCCAGATCTTAGAAATATGTTTGGG CAATATGGCACGATTCTCGATGTAGAAATTATCTTCAACGAACGTGGTTCCAAG GGATTCGGTTTTGTAACATTCGCAAATAGTGGTGATGCGGAGCGAGCACGAGAGCGTCTTCACGGCACCGTGGTTGAGGGCAGAAAGATAGAG GTTAATAATGCGACAGCGAGAGTGCAGACAAAGAAACCTCCGACAGTTCCCAACG TGTGTGTCCAGTGGCCGGAAGGTGAGAACCTTCATTACGATTTTG CGCTGCGCCGCgagccgcgcgccgcgccgcacgccgccgccgcccccgccCCGCACGCCCCGCCCCAGCACGCGCTGTCGCACGCCGTGCTCAACCGCGCCGCCGCCTACGCCTCGCAGATGCACGCCTACGCGCC TGTATATTACGACCCGTTCTTAGCAGCCGCGGCGACGGCTGACTCCAACTACAGACTCCAG GCGGCAGCTGCAgcagcagcggcagcggcgcccCTGCTGAAGTCTCCGCTTACTT cgccgccgtcagcgccgcgcccgcgcccgcgctcGCGCCGCTCGCTGCCAC GTACGGCAGAGAATATGCAGATCCATATTTAG